The window atttgtcaaaattattatatttaatacattttaaatgtttaacaaTATCCTAGCACAGTAATTTATTCCTGTAATCTCTGACTCTATTGAACGATTGTAAATTCCAAGTCAGTAACTAGAACAACTGCAGAAATTTAGGAGTCCTCCATCTccaaaaaaaaagggcagggggaCTGGGGAGATAGTTTAGCGGTAatatactcctgggttcaatcaccagtaccaaaatataaataaataaataagaaaaataaagtaaataaataaataaagataaatgctTACAATAGCATTAAGcttatattaatttgtttttaatataattaaatgatttgaAAACTTACAAATTCCTTTATTAGAATTCCTTCTCTGCTATTacccttaattttaaaaaaatattttagttgtagaaggacacaacatgtttatttcatttatttatttttatgtgatactgaggattgaacggTGTGCttacatgcaagacaagcactctagcATGAGCTACAACTCAGACCTATGCTTAAtacttacatatattttacactttttagaacttttcttttgaaaacattaaCTTGTTCTTtgagtgaattttaatttttgtctttcttaaaattaaacattcaGTTAAATGTTAGAagtaatttttgtaaaattttacttACTATTCTTAAATGATCCTGAATATTCTCTATTGATTTTTGAGTTGGTTTCCTTTGTATTCTGAAAGTTTTGTATTACAATATTTATGTTTcctattgatttcatttttaaaaaggtttatatTAGAAATACTTACAGCTTTCAAATTAGTATTCATATTGAGTTTTATAAttcatagtaattttattttcttaattttttctcgGCTGTTGtggatttttaatttgttgttttgctttctcAAATTGGATTTTTAGGTCATTTACTTTCAATTAactttatttcttgatatattCATTGAGATTGAGAGGATTTTTGGAGACAGGTCTCACGAGTACTAAAACTGACTGAAAACGTACAATCCTTTTGCTTCAGCATCCCAAATAACTGGAATTCAAGGTGTATGCCATCATACCTGGCTGcttttagagttttatttttaattatgtactTATTGAATTTggctttcctctttttaatttataagaGGAATTATTAtttgatctttctttttcctagctTAATTATATAATGAATGAAGAACATTTCAACATTATTTATACAATATATGCAAAAAGAATTTATCCTTTCAATGGAACatagtataaaattatttcagtagactattaattttctttatattcttatttttccatatgtttttGTCTAATTTAAGGAAGAACAGTATTGAAGGAAAATCAAacattcatatataaatttttcttgaaatgttcttgaaaataactttaatttaatttaattttgttgtttttaatatttcacattCTCCAATACCTGTTATCCCATCTGTCACCTCCATTTCTAGGATTTATTGTAACTCTATATTACATTTTTCTGCTGCAACCTTACCATATgatattacattttttctttacaCCAGGTATTATGCTAGCTTTTGCAAAAAACTGAATTATCTTTTTAAGTTTAATtcatatgattttttattaaactACTTCTGTGTTTAACATATCATATGAGATCTGAATCTAGCTCCTCAATTTCATCTATCTGTCtgtaatttgattatttttccatgtggaatatatttttgcattaatACATTTATTGTCTTGATTATAGAATTATTAATaagttattattttcttgaataaGTGAATAACTTTATAATCCATACAAAATGGTAAGGagggatatattttaaaataaaagatttaaaatagaatatttttatcatttattaaatatattctctaatatttttatatttatttttaatagcattcCTGATGACATTTTCATTAATATCAATTACCTATGGAGCCATTCTCTGCAATACACTGGCTATCCAAATGAAGTATGATGATGTAAACATTAAACTTCAGGCAATAGAATTCATCTGCATCATAGTATGGCGGTGCTTGGAAATTACCACACGTGTAGTGACTCTGGTGCTTTTTACTACATCTCTAAAGCTAAAGAGCATTCCctttttattaattgtattttttatattattcttggCACCATGGCTGGAGTTTTGGAGAAATGGTGCCCATCTTCCTAGCCATACTAAAAATAATTCCAATCCAGTGGGAACAATCCTGATGCTTATCTTGATCACTCTATTATATGCTGCTATCAACTTCTCCTGCTGGTCAGCAGTGAAACTGCAGTtgtccaaagaagaaataattgacAAGACACCAAACTGGGGTCACAGAACCCTACACCACAGTTTTCGGTTTATAGAAAATGTGATAATGATTTTGGCATTTAGATTACTTGGTGCAAAGACTTTATTGAATTGTTGTGAATCATTAATCGCCACACAGCTCATTATCTCATACCTATTATCCATTGGCTTTATGCTACTCTTCTATCAGTATTTGCATCCAAGCTGGCCAGACAAAGCATTACCAGAACATACTGAAAATCAGCCTGAAGCAATGTGATATTACATAAATGCAGAGAAAGAATTCAATAAAAAGAGTCAAAATAACGGCTGAAAATTTATTACTCCTGTAGGAGTAATATTTTTTATCCAAGAAATTATATGATTTTCACGAAAACCCAACCCAGAATTTCCAcagaaaaatgaactaaaaaatgcTGAATTTGACTTTACTAAGATAATCTGAATAGAAATGAAAgtaaatttccttttattcagCAAAGCTTGGAAGCAGTTgctaataaaattgattttttccttGTGAATGTATAGTCCTTTGAACTCTATCATTGTTTCCAAGGATGACctcttatatttgttttctcaatTCTGATTATGGGATTAGTTAAAAGAAATATCCATATAAGAAGGACAAATACTACCATCTATTTCTCTCAGTATATATTTTTGGAAACTATGTCTTCAAGTTGAACTATAGTATTTGTAATTTAGCACATAAAGGATCTATGAACACTCATCCTTCAGTGCAATATTAGGACTgatgaggtgtagctcagtggtagaacactttgcTAAATTGTGTGGTACCTGGGGTTTAATCTCACCACCTAAAAATTAAAGTGATATCATAGGTTGTATTCTCTACTAAAGAACAATATGGAagagaattctatttttttccccattgtgagttgaatccagggctttatgaatgctaggtaagagctctaccactgagatatacccttggcacttttcattttattttgagaaattttgttAATTGCTTAGGCTGACCTTAGACTTGCACTTGGACTTGCAGtactcctgccttagtctcctgaatagctaggattagaggtgtgcCTCACCACAACTGCCTGAACAGATAAGTCTGGTTGAGATGATAACACTAATACTGATGTAGGGTAATTTACTATCCTCTTCATTGAACTTTCACCATCAAAAATAATACCAGCATTTATGGTAGGGCACATTTAATTTTAACTACTTTGgcatctgaggcaggagggccacctTTGCAACTTAGCATGACCAGGTATCCCCCCCTCtccgccccccccaaaaaggaCTGGCAACCCAGtgtccctaggtttaatcccagTGTCCCTCCCAAAAGCAACACCATATTGATATatgttaaaacaattttttattaagaGAAGTACCAGAATTAATTAAAATGCTAATTTATGTTTCTACCAACGGGTATACAAAATTCCCTTATCtccacattcttttaaaaatttttattggggaagaacatggctgccagcgaagaggcagcacatacaatgcctccgtggtaaggggatcagagagactcattaatacacccacatgcgtcctgctgggaaacttcaagcaaatttcctctgaaaggcgaccttcctggaactagtaagtttaataggaggtgtcagattgtcacaaaatactgaatcttggcaacccagagcaggggcacagtcccgccggggccgccgaatggccgctgcctacacattgcagtgagcataggagcggacactaaccgctTGGACCCCCGAGGGcaggctctgtgaacccaagcagACCGCTGCCCACACACTGCAGCGTTCGTGGGAACGGTcgctgcctgcctgggtccccgcgagctggctctgtgaatcgcagccggccgcaggccacacgctgcattgttcttgggaaccattgctgcctgcctggacccccccccgggcgggccctgtgaacccaagccgaccgccgcccacacgctgcagtgagtttaggagcaggagcggcctgcctgggtccccccGAGCTGGCTCTGTAAATTGCAGCCAGCCGCAGGCCACATGCTgtagcgagtttaggagcaggagctgcctgcctgggcccccgcagcccggctttgtgaaccgcccacacgtagcAGCGAACTTGGGAGCcattgctggctgtctgcctgcccccccctcccctgggctggcttggtgaacctcagccggccgctgctcacacggtgcagtgaacttgggagccggcgctgcctgcttggctgcttgggcccccgcagaccagctctgtgaaccgccgctggctaccgccaagcggccgctgcctacacccttgcagtgagtgggggagcaggcgctgcctgcccggcctcgagggcccgactctgtgaacctcctctggcggtttggagctgcagacgaccaccctccacctaccaacccagtgctgcaaacgacccctgaccagctctgcaaaaggccccacccacacagcgaacagcaggaatggagacccacccaatccgggaggaagtacccctgcacagtgattgactcccgcctactgagaggagaaacctggcccggtgggcatagctccacccactggaagagcagttaatcgaattctaggactgcatttataaaattttttttttgctgtctttttaaatgttttttaatccatcttattttattttattctattttttaaatctcattttccatttctactattattatttttctttaaatccctattaatcttctatttttttctatccttcttttctcctgtctttacatctctttttaattttcttattcccccttccttgaattctacctgcttactcttattctctttagtgacttctacccatcccttctaatacctttcctccaaagcttcaaatatatttataggagtaaacagtaactcagcagtcaaacagaacaagaaacaatatgaacagcatgaaaaagcaaggaagaaaaggagtgcaaacaatgcagggcagcctaaatattcaggaggatacagaatcaccagaaaaatggtcatataaagaactcatggaacacctgagacagatggaatggaaccttaaagaggatacaagacagcaaattcaagaagcaaaagaacacattgagaatgtattacacaaacagataaaggaagaagttaagcatctttatcaggagatagagactataaaaaagaatcaaaccataatcttagaaatgaaggaaactataaaccaaattaaaaactcaaatgagagtatcattaatagagtggagcaagtagaagctagaacatcagataatgaagacaaaatacatcatctggaaaagagtctagccatctcagataggctggttaaaaatcatgagagaagcatacaagagatatgtgataatataaaaaaaccaaatttaagagtcattgggatagaggaagggatagagattcaaacaaggggaatgagtaatctactagatgaaataatcacagaaaactttccagaaataaaaaaggaaacagatatacaaattgtagatgcctacaggacaccgaacatacaaaatcacagtagaccaacgccaagacacattgttatgaagatatccaatatacagaacaaagagaaaatattaaaagctacaagagaaaagagaaagattacattcaggggtaaaccaataaggttaaaaacggacttctcaactcagatgctgaaagcgagaagatcctggaataacgtatttcaaacactgaaagacaatggatgcccaccaagaattctgtacccagcaaaattaagcttcagatacgacaacgaaataaaaatctttcacgataaacaaaaactaaaagaatttgcagccagaaaaccagcgttgcaaagcatcttgagcaaaacacttcacgagaagaaacggaaaacaataaccaaagccaacagtaggaagtacctcagtaaagacagacggaggggggaaaactaatcatggtgaaacaaacgcaattaaaaaaaaacagataaataatcaaatatggctggaagtacaaaccatatatcaatagtaactctaaacattaatggtttaaacactccaataaagcaacataggctggtaacatggatcaaaaaaacaaatccaacaatatgctgcctccaggagactcacctgactggaaaacacatacacaggctgaaggtgaaaggttgggaaaaaatataccacgcacacgctcctcgcaagcaagcaggggtggccatcctcatatcgaataaaatcgacttcaagactaagttaatccaaagggataaggaaggacattatatactgttaaaaggaaccattaaacaacaagacataacaattatcaatatttatgcaccaaataatggcgcttcgaagtttataaaacaaattctcctcaagtacaagaatcaaatagaccacaacacaataattatgggtgacttcaacacacctctctcaccattggacagatcctccaagcaaaagttgaaaaaagaaactatagacctc is drawn from Ictidomys tridecemlineatus isolate mIctTri1 chromosome Y, mIctTri1.hap1, whole genome shotgun sequence and contains these coding sequences:
- the Xkr3 gene encoding XK-related protein 3; translation: METVLERPDEENIDGVSSFEERMVLGHRSHIKFPFSIIFSTLLYCGETVSALYMFNIYRNNNDKFWMSFTIGFSFVGIVLDQVILMFFNKDLNKNKAILLFWHIFFLGPIVRCLYVIINYHKLLKKLEQQKKETQVSMSRRHMILKREIVLSIHGIFMQCKAFKCMSVIQAFLGSVPQLILQLYITFTIREWPLNRAFLMTFSLISITYGAILCNTLAIQMKYDDVNIKLQAIEFICIIVWRCLEITTRVVTLVLFTTSLKLKSIPFLLIVFFILFLAPWLEFWRNGAHLPSHTKNNSNPVGTILMLILITLLYAAINFSCWSAVKLQLSKEEIIDKTPNWGHRTLHHSFRFIENVIMILAFRLLGAKTLLNCCESLIATQLIISYLLSIGFMLLFYQYLHPSWPDKALPEHTENQPEAM